A window of Oryza glaberrima chromosome 2, OglaRS2, whole genome shotgun sequence genomic DNA:
CAAAAGGCAGCGGCCGAACATTTCCCTTTCCGTTTGTAGTTTATTGAACAGCGAGTCAATGTTGTTTCTCAAACATCCTCCCGAGTGCCCAGCCCCGAGTTGTCTTTGGATGTTTGCACTGTCCCATGACGTGATGCCCCTTCCCCTTCTAGACCATGACATGGAGACACGTCCAGTTGGAAGTGGAAGCTTGGGACACGAATCCACGCGCAGAACACACGCCGTTTTCTGCATGTCACGGCCATCTCGCGCGTGGCTTGGGTAGCCAAAACGCGCACCAACCCAGCGGCCGTCTCTCGTGATCTCGTCGGTCTCGTCACGCACGCCCGCTCCGCTCCGCCTGCGCGAGCTACACGCGCGAGGCGACGCCCATTTTTGGGATTTTGGACGCACGCCGCGGCCCAACCACCCGCTCGTCCCCGCCCCGCTCCGCTAAAACCTCTCTTTCTCCCTTGGCTTCTTcctcccgagctttctcctcctTTGGTTTCTACTCGAGCTTCCGCCCCCTTGCGCACGGCACGGCTGCGCGAGGCCTCGTACGCTTCCTCCACCTCCGGCTCTCGCCCCGCGTGTCAGTGCCCAGCGTGCGCCATGCGTGCGACGACGGGCGCGCGGCATCTTCACCCCCCATGGAGGCGCGGGCTGAGGCACCACCGACAGTCGACgatgccgccgcgcgccagcaGGGGGAGGCTCGCCGACGCGGCCCtcttcaccgccggcgccgtgctGGGGTCCGTGCTGCTGCTCACGCTCGCCtcgcccttctcctcctcgtcgtctccgtCGTCCGGCGTGGGGAGCGGTGAGGTCGACCGGCTCGGCGGCGGGCGAACGTTCTACGACGACCCGGGGGTGGCGTACACCATCGACCGGCCCATCGTCGGGTGGGACGAGAAGCGCGCCGAGTGGCTCCGCGCGCACCCGGAGctggctggaggcggcggcgagcgcgtgcTGATGGTGTCCGGGTCGCAGCCGGAGCCGTGCGGGTCGCCGGCGGGGGACAGCTTGCTGACGCGGCTGCTGAAGAACAAGCTGGATTACTGCCGGCTCAACGGCGTGCAGCTGCTGTACAACACGGCGCTCCTCCGGCCGTCGATGGACAGGTACTGGGCGAAGATCCCGGTGGTGCGGGCCGCCATGGTCGCCCACCCGGAGGCGGAGTGGGTGTGGTGGGTGGACTCCGACGCGGTGCTCACCGACATGGACTTCCGCCTCCCGCTGAGCCGGTACCGCGACCACAACTTCGTCGCCCATGGCTGGCCGCACCTAGTGTACGAGTCCAGGTCGTGGACCAGCCTCAACGCCGGCGTGTTCCTCATCCGCAACTGCCAGTGGTCGCTCGACTTCATGGACGCGTGGGCCGCCATGGGGCCGGACTCGCCGGAGTACCAGCACTGGGGCGCCGTGCTCACCTCCACCTTCAAGGACAAGGTGTTCAACGAGTCCGACGACCAGTCGGCGCTCGTGTACATGCTGCTGCAGAGCGGCAGCCCGTGGCGGGACAAGGTGTACCTAGAGAGCGACTACTACTTCGAGGGGTACTGGCTGGAGATCGCGGGGAGGCTCGGCAACATCACGGAGCGGTACGAGGCGATGGAGCgcggggcggcgccg
This region includes:
- the LOC127763413 gene encoding probable glycosyltransferase 7; its protein translation is MRATTGARHLHPPWRRGLRHHRQSTMPPRASRGRLADAALFTAGAVLGSVLLLTLASPFSSSSSPSSGVGSGEVDRLGGGRTFYDDPGVAYTIDRPIVGWDEKRAEWLRAHPELAGGGGERVLMVSGSQPEPCGSPAGDSLLTRLLKNKLDYCRLNGVQLLYNTALLRPSMDRYWAKIPVVRAAMVAHPEAEWVWWVDSDAVLTDMDFRLPLSRYRDHNFVAHGWPHLVYESRSWTSLNAGVFLIRNCQWSLDFMDAWAAMGPDSPEYQHWGAVLTSTFKDKVFNESDDQSALVYMLLQSGSPWRDKVYLESDYYFEGYWLEIAGRLGNITERYEAMERGAAPLRRRHAEAEHASYAAARDAALAGAGLAESGVSGWRRPFVTHFTGCQPCSGHRNEHYTGKSCDEGIRRALSFADDQVLRAYGFRHAGPLSDAVSPLPFDHPTQTA